A single region of the Acidithiobacillus acidisediminis genome encodes:
- a CDS encoding MerR family DNA-binding protein — protein sequence MRGGVRQYTAMDRDRLRFIRQAKNMGFTLKQVDELLKLRDGQMPLREDVRALAREKMEEIEARITELEHLRAQLRILTNLCECESGEECPILSAIEGR from the coding sequence ATGCGAGGCGGAGTACGACAATACACAGCCATGGACAGGGATCGTTTACGTTTCATCCGCCAGGCTAAAAATATGGGTTTCACCTTGAAACAGGTGGACGAACTGCTGAAATTGCGAGATGGTCAAATGCCATTGAGAGAAGACGTACGCGCGTTGGCCAGAGAAAAGATGGAGGAGATAGAAGCGCGTATAACGGAGCTAGAGCATCTGCGCGCGCAGTTGCGGATACTCACTAACTTGTGCGAGTGCGAGAGCGGCGAGGAATGCCCGATCCTCAGTGCGATTGAGGGCAGATGA
- a CDS encoding BufA1 family periplasmic bufferin-type metallophore, with protein sequence MDDLICNSYKNFPRKVIFAGAIALVGSIGASAYSSADATTWIKVKCYGIARAHMNSCATATHSCAGQSIHNGSKTSFLYVPRGLCQKIVGGSLVPGK encoded by the coding sequence ATGGACGACCTGATTTGCAATTCATACAAAAATTTTCCTCGCAAAGTTATTTTTGCTGGCGCCATTGCCCTCGTTGGGAGTATTGGTGCATCAGCCTACTCATCGGCTGATGCAACCACCTGGATCAAAGTCAAATGTTATGGAATAGCGCGGGCGCACATGAATAGCTGCGCAACAGCCACCCACTCTTGCGCTGGGCAGTCGATACATAATGGAAGCAAAACTTCATTTCTGTACGTGCCCAGAGGGCTCTGCCAAAAAATTGTGGGGGGAAGCTTGGTTCCCGGCAAGTGA
- a CDS encoding TolC family outer membrane protein, which yields MHRRPRAVFVAALLLFSVSSAVQAENLLSAYHQAYRTDPALAEARAQFQATLQDKPAARAALLPHLGLGASVGYNTGTFSGFAGLDLSKAYLSDSYSVTLTQSVFDGQSYVALRQADSRIQAQTAALLYTQQQLALRVATAYFKVLEAQSQERIAERQRRLLESIYRQTEAALKVGTGDIIAVREARARLDAARSDLIRARNAVSIAERGLERLTHAPVGHLEDLRPFTAEGPKPDDMDAWVQAAIRDQPLMHEAEAQLRTAQEEVQYQQRARWPKVDLQGIAQHNHGSPFPGFNENQAGVSLNLSMPIYQGGSISSGEQKAQALSVAQVDHLGSVRDQVRLDTQTAFLNLQDSVSQLQAAKATVESAKVSLTGTRKGYEVGTRSIIDLLQTATDYLRAEQDYNVALYKQVLARVQLQAATGQLDLQDLQAVNGLLQTH from the coding sequence ATGCATAGACGACCGCGCGCTGTATTCGTTGCTGCGTTGCTTTTGTTCAGCGTCAGTAGTGCGGTACAGGCCGAAAATCTGCTTTCAGCCTATCACCAAGCCTATCGCACTGACCCGGCCCTGGCCGAGGCGCGTGCGCAGTTTCAGGCCACGCTTCAGGACAAGCCGGCAGCGCGGGCGGCGCTGTTGCCACACCTTGGGCTTGGGGCGAGCGTGGGCTATAACACGGGCACCTTTTCCGGCTTTGCCGGGCTCGACCTGAGCAAGGCCTATCTGTCGGACAGTTACAGTGTCACCCTCACCCAGTCGGTTTTCGACGGTCAGAGCTACGTGGCGCTGCGTCAAGCCGACAGTCGCATCCAGGCGCAGACGGCGGCACTGCTGTACACGCAGCAGCAGTTGGCCCTGCGCGTGGCCACGGCCTATTTCAAGGTGCTGGAGGCGCAGTCCCAGGAGCGTATTGCCGAGCGTCAGCGACGCCTGCTGGAGAGCATCTACCGGCAGACGGAGGCGGCCCTGAAGGTGGGCACCGGCGATATCATTGCCGTGCGTGAGGCCCGAGCGCGCCTCGATGCAGCGCGGTCGGACCTGATCCGTGCCCGCAATGCGGTGTCCATCGCCGAGCGCGGCCTGGAGCGCCTCACCCACGCGCCCGTCGGTCATCTGGAGGATCTCCGGCCCTTTACCGCCGAAGGCCCCAAGCCGGACGACATGGACGCATGGGTTCAGGCGGCCATCCGGGATCAGCCGCTGATGCACGAGGCCGAGGCGCAATTGCGTACGGCCCAGGAAGAGGTGCAGTACCAGCAGCGGGCGCGCTGGCCCAAGGTCGATCTGCAGGGGATTGCGCAGCACAACCATGGTAGCCCCTTTCCGGGTTTCAACGAGAATCAGGCTGGGGTGAGCCTGAATCTCTCCATGCCCATCTACCAGGGTGGAAGCATTTCCAGCGGGGAGCAGAAAGCCCAGGCCCTGAGCGTGGCCCAAGTGGACCACCTGGGTAGCGTTCGCGACCAGGTGCGACTGGATACCCAGACCGCTTTTTTGAACCTTCAAGACAGCGTATCCCAGCTCCAGGCGGCCAAGGCAACGGTGGAATCGGCCAAAGTCTCCTTGACGGGCACGCGCAAGGGCTATGAGGTAGGTACCCGTTCCATCATCGATCTTTTGCAGACGGCGACGGACTACCTGCGCGCCGAGCAGGATTATAATGTTGCCCTGTACAAGCAGGTGCTCGCCCGGGTCCAGCTCCAGGCGGCCACTGGACAACTGGACCTGCAGGACCTACAGGCCGTGAACGGTCTGCTGCAAACACATTGA
- a CDS encoding efflux RND transporter periplasmic adaptor subunit, translating to MASKKMRLILLLLLLVIGAGVAYWWTHRPVTNPHTLTIYGNIDIRQVQAAFNDNGRVQKLLMQEGDHIKQGQLLAELDPTRFQDAVDRDRATVAAQEQVLARLLSGSRPEEIAEARAQVAAAQATLENAELVWRRQKALAAEQYVPKQSADNAAAALKTARADLDHSQQALILAIKGPRKEDIAAARAQLLADRAALALAKRKLRDTKLYAPEDGVVQDRIVEPGDMVSPATPVFTLALDNPVWVRAYLPETALGKVRLGMRAQIESDSFPGKQFAGWVGFISPTAEFTPKTVQTTDLRTELVYRVRVYACNPQHELRLGMPVTVQIPLQNNQPQALSEHPCAH from the coding sequence ATGGCCAGCAAAAAAATGCGCCTCATCCTGCTGCTTCTGCTTTTGGTCATTGGCGCCGGGGTGGCCTACTGGTGGACCCACCGTCCGGTCACCAATCCCCATACCTTGACCATCTACGGCAACATCGACATCCGCCAGGTGCAGGCGGCCTTCAACGACAACGGGCGCGTACAGAAACTGCTGATGCAGGAAGGTGACCACATCAAGCAGGGACAGTTGCTGGCAGAGTTGGACCCGACGCGCTTTCAGGATGCCGTCGATCGGGATCGAGCCACGGTAGCGGCCCAGGAGCAGGTCTTGGCCAGACTGCTCTCGGGTTCCCGCCCCGAAGAGATCGCCGAGGCCCGGGCGCAGGTGGCGGCGGCCCAGGCGACTCTGGAAAACGCCGAGCTCGTCTGGCGGCGACAAAAGGCTTTGGCCGCCGAACAGTACGTCCCCAAACAGAGCGCCGACAATGCCGCCGCGGCCCTGAAAACGGCGCGGGCCGATCTCGACCATAGCCAACAGGCCCTTATTCTCGCCATCAAAGGGCCGCGTAAGGAAGACATTGCGGCCGCCCGAGCGCAGTTACTGGCCGATCGCGCCGCCTTGGCCCTAGCCAAGCGGAAGTTACGGGACACGAAGCTCTACGCACCGGAAGATGGCGTAGTCCAGGACCGCATTGTTGAGCCGGGCGACATGGTCTCGCCAGCAACCCCGGTCTTTACCCTGGCGCTCGACAATCCAGTCTGGGTGCGCGCCTATCTGCCGGAGACGGCCTTGGGCAAAGTGCGGCTGGGCATGCGGGCACAGATCGAGAGCGACTCCTTTCCCGGTAAGCAGTTTGCGGGCTGGGTGGGTTTCATCTCGCCGACGGCGGAGTTCACCCCCAAGACGGTGCAAACCACGGATCTGCGCACGGAGCTCGTCTACCGAGTGCGGGTCTATGCCTGCAATCCGCAGCATGAGTTGCGCCTGGGCATGCCGGTAACGGTGCAGATCCCTCTGCAGAACAACCAGCCCCAGGCCCTCTCCGAGCACCCCTGTGCGCACTGA
- a CDS encoding ATP-binding cassette domain-containing protein — protein sequence MRTEPAATRPLRFVGVHKTFQRGKDTVLALDGLDLELAPGQVTGLLGPDGAGKTTLIRLAAGLLRPSAGQVVLFGQEIRTGTTDLQEKIGYMPQRFGLYEDLTVQENLDLYSDLQRLDPEQARNRQEELLKLTALGPFGKRRAGALSGGMKQKLGLACALLRAPQLLLLDEPTVGVDPIARRELWEIIQGLRGAGTTVLMSTAYFDEAERCDAIVLLHEGKLLQQGSPQSFTDPLRGRCFLVRHPEMRRRALRESLQGRPGVRDARIVADGIRVLTGPEPVTPAAGEQWEPVAPAFEDAFVQLLGSMETTAIAAAPISTAVIDDKTAEAVVEVEGLRKFFGHFEAVKSSTFSVRRGEIFGLLGANGAGKTTTFRMLCGLLPPSAGTLRVAGVDMRRASSAARARIGYVAQKFALYGNLSVDQNLRFFSAAYGLRGKQRAAAFARVRVEFQLAPYGTVNADDLPLGIKQRLALACALLHEPPILFLDEPTSGVDPLARREFWQRINALAAQGVTVLITTHFMDEAEYCDRLVLMSLGEILAQGSPAELRAQAKSPEHPDPSMEDAFIQIIETHERQIRRAS from the coding sequence GTGCGCACTGAACCCGCGGCTACCCGCCCCTTGCGCTTCGTTGGGGTGCACAAAACTTTCCAGCGCGGTAAGGACACGGTTCTTGCCTTGGATGGTCTGGATCTGGAACTCGCCCCGGGCCAGGTGACGGGCCTGCTAGGACCCGACGGGGCGGGCAAGACCACCCTCATCCGCCTGGCCGCTGGGCTCCTGCGTCCGAGCGCAGGGCAGGTCGTGCTGTTTGGGCAGGAAATCCGCACCGGGACGACGGATCTGCAGGAGAAGATCGGGTACATGCCGCAACGCTTCGGCCTCTACGAAGACCTGACGGTGCAGGAGAATCTCGATCTCTACAGCGACTTGCAGAGACTTGACCCGGAGCAGGCGCGCAATCGCCAGGAAGAGCTCCTGAAACTCACCGCTCTGGGACCTTTTGGCAAGCGTCGCGCCGGGGCACTTTCGGGCGGCATGAAGCAGAAGTTGGGCTTGGCCTGTGCTTTGCTGCGAGCACCCCAGCTCTTGCTTCTGGACGAGCCCACCGTGGGTGTGGATCCCATCGCCCGCCGCGAGCTCTGGGAGATTATCCAGGGTCTACGCGGCGCTGGGACGACGGTCTTGATGAGTACGGCCTATTTTGACGAGGCGGAGCGTTGCGATGCCATTGTCCTGCTCCACGAGGGTAAACTGCTCCAGCAAGGGAGCCCGCAGAGCTTCACCGATCCTCTGCGCGGGCGTTGTTTTTTGGTTCGCCACCCCGAAATGCGGCGCCGCGCCCTGCGCGAGTCGCTACAAGGACGCCCGGGGGTACGGGATGCGCGGATCGTCGCCGACGGCATCCGCGTGCTCACCGGGCCGGAGCCGGTGACGCCCGCTGCCGGCGAGCAGTGGGAGCCAGTGGCACCCGCCTTTGAAGACGCCTTTGTGCAGCTCTTGGGCTCTATGGAAACGACGGCAATCGCTGCGGCGCCAATAAGCACCGCCGTTATAGACGACAAAACCGCCGAGGCAGTGGTCGAAGTGGAGGGCTTACGCAAGTTCTTTGGTCACTTTGAGGCGGTCAAAAGCAGCACCTTTAGCGTGCGCCGTGGCGAAATCTTTGGTCTTTTGGGGGCCAATGGCGCCGGCAAAACCACGACCTTTCGTATGCTCTGCGGTCTTTTGCCGCCCTCCGCAGGGACCCTGCGCGTGGCCGGAGTCGACATGCGCCGGGCGAGCAGTGCTGCCCGCGCCCGCATCGGCTATGTGGCGCAGAAATTCGCCCTCTATGGCAACCTCAGCGTCGATCAGAATCTCCGTTTTTTTTCTGCCGCCTATGGCCTGCGCGGCAAGCAACGGGCTGCGGCCTTCGCCCGCGTGCGCGTGGAGTTTCAACTTGCCCCCTACGGCACCGTCAATGCCGACGACCTGCCTCTAGGTATCAAGCAACGCTTGGCCCTGGCCTGTGCCCTGCTCCACGAGCCGCCCATCCTTTTTTTGGATGAGCCCACCTCGGGGGTGGATCCTCTGGCGCGGCGGGAGTTCTGGCAGCGCATCAATGCCCTTGCGGCACAGGGGGTGACGGTGCTCATCACCACCCATTTCATGGATGAGGCGGAATACTGCGATCGACTCGTCTTGATGTCCTTGGGGGAGATCCTCGCCCAGGGCAGCCCCGCGGAACTGCGGGCCCAGGCCAAAAGCCCAGAACACCCGGACCCCAGCATGGAAGATGCTTTCATCCAAATCATCGAAACCCACGAGCGCCAGATCCGGAGGGCATCGTGA